The genome window CCCGGGGCGCGAAACCTTCACGTCGCTCCGGCCCGAGAAGCCCGGCACGTTCCGCGGCCAATGCGCCGAGTTCTGCGGTGCCTCCCATGCCCTGATGGCCTTCGAAGTGGTGGCGATGGACCCCGCAGCCTTCGCGGCGTGGCTGCGGGCCGAAGCTGCCGACGCCTCGGCGCCATCCGGCCTCGAAGCCCGGCGCGGCGCGGAGGTCTTCGCCCGCGAAGGCTGCGGCGCGTGCCATATGATCCGAGGCACCGATGCAATCGGGCAGGTCGGGCCTGACCTCACGCATGTGGGCAGCCGGGTATCTCTTGGCGCGGGCATACTCGGCGCGACGGCGGAGGATTTCACCCGCTGGCTCGGCCATACCGAGAGCCTGAAACCCGAGGTGCGCATGCCGACCTACGACTTTCTGCCGCCCGAGGACATCGCCGCCCTGGCCGCCTACCTGGAGGGACTGGAATGAGCGCACCCGAACGGATGCCCGCCCCCGAGGGCCCCTTTCCGCCGACCGAGGAAATGCTGTCGGAGCCCGTTCCGCAGGAAGAGCAGGAGCGCGGCAAGGCGGAGCTGCGCGCTGCCTGGAAGACGCCGGAAGGTTGGCGCTACTGGTCGGCGGTGAACAACACCGAGGTCGGCGTCTGGTACGCGCTTACAGCCTTTGCCTTCATGCTGATCGCCGGGCTGCTGGCGCTGGCAATCCGCGTGCAGCTCGCCTTTCCGGACAGCCAGTTTCTCGACGCCGACCGCTTCAACCAGTTCTTTACCATGCATGGCTCGGCGATGATGTTTCTCTTTGCCGTGCCGATGTTCGAGGCGATTTCTATCCTGCTGCTGCCAGCCTTCCTGGGAGCGCGCGACATGCCTTTTCCGCGTCTCTCGGCCTATGGGTACTGGTGCTTCCTGATCGGCGGTATCTTCGTGCTGGGTTCGCTGCTCTTCGATGCCGGGCCCAAGGCGGGATGGTTCATGTATCCGCCGCTTGCGACCAAAGAAGAGGGTATCGGGCCCGACGTGTGGCTGCTCGGCCTCAGCTTCATCGAAGTCGCCTCCATCGCCGCGGCCGTCGAACTGATCGTCGGCGCGCTCAAGTGCCGCCCGCCAGGGATGCGGGTGAACATCATGCCACTGTATGCCTGGTACGTGCTGGTTGTGGGCGGGATGATCCTCTTTGCCTTCCCGCCTCTGATCGCGGGTGATTTTCTGTTCGAACTCGAGCGCAGTTTCGACTGGCCATTCTTCGACCCAACCCGCGGCGGTGACCCGGTGCTCTGGCAGCACCTGTTCTGGATTTTCGGGCACCCGGAGGTCTACATCGTCTTCCTTCCCTCCATCGCCATCGCGGCAATGATCGTGCCCACCGTCGCGCGTCGACCAATCGTGGGCTACTCTTGGATCGTGCTTTCGGCCGTGGGCACAGGCTTCCTATCGTTCGGACTGTGGGTGCACCACATGTTCACCACCGGTCTGCCGCAGATGTCGCTTGCGTTTTTCTCGGCGGCTTCCGAAGCCGTGGTGATCCCAACCGGTATACAGCTCTTTGCCTTCGTCGCGACGTTGATGGTAGGCCGGGTCAAGATGAGCCTCCCAATGCTGTGGATCGCCGGCGCTTTGGCGATCTTCGTCGCGGGCGGGTTGACAGGCGTCATGCTGGCGCTGGTGCCCTTCAACTGGCAGGTGCATGACACCTATTTCATCGTCGCCCACCTCCACTACACGCTCTTCGGCGGCATGGTGTTTCCGGTGATCGCGGGCGTCTATTACTTCTTCCCATTCTTCCGCAAGAAGCTGCTCTCCGAAAGGCTCGGGCGCTGGTGCTTCTGGCTGGTGTTCACGGGCTTCAACGTGACCTTCCTGCCGATGCACATGACCGGGCTGATGGGAATGCCGCGCCGGATCTTCACCTACCCCGAAAGCTCCGGCTGGGGCTGGCTCAACCTGATCTCCTCAGTCGGTGCCT of Oceanicola sp. 502str15 contains these proteins:
- the ctaD gene encoding cytochrome c oxidase subunit I, encoding MSAPERMPAPEGPFPPTEEMLSEPVPQEEQERGKAELRAAWKTPEGWRYWSAVNNTEVGVWYALTAFAFMLIAGLLALAIRVQLAFPDSQFLDADRFNQFFTMHGSAMMFLFAVPMFEAISILLLPAFLGARDMPFPRLSAYGYWCFLIGGIFVLGSLLFDAGPKAGWFMYPPLATKEEGIGPDVWLLGLSFIEVASIAAAVELIVGALKCRPPGMRVNIMPLYAWYVLVVGGMILFAFPPLIAGDFLFELERSFDWPFFDPTRGGDPVLWQHLFWIFGHPEVYIVFLPSIAIAAMIVPTVARRPIVGYSWIVLSAVGTGFLSFGLWVHHMFTTGLPQMSLAFFSAASEAVVIPTGIQLFAFVATLMVGRVKMSLPMLWIAGALAIFVAGGLTGVMLALVPFNWQVHDTYFIVAHLHYTLFGGMVFPVIAGVYYFFPFFRKKLLSERLGRWCFWLVFTGFNVTFLPMHMTGLMGMPRRIFTYPESSGWGWLNLISSVGAFIVAAGFAVFLYDLLRPKHRQPQIPRNPWGAGTLEFSHDVPEEAWGVRSIPHVTTRYPLWEQDRIVERMDAGHYYLPNAPDRKRETIVTSVIDGKPLYVQEVTGPTWITILAAVFTGGAFIFPTFHIYTPAIVCGAFAIVCVLWWLWTSTARPPKNDMREAGLGLRLPTYASGPNAVGWWAIWITMLGDATAFASLVFGYFFYWTARPDFPPPDAAHPEGLWAALTAALLVLAWAAIVTARETNGRGHQGVARGSIALAICAAAGGAGSAWLAVADLSPTSHVYPAMLWALMVWLVAHVAAGVVMQGYCLAGSLFGKLTHKYDADLRNVTLFWHFIALKALVVGAILGLAPMVLS